The segment TTCCTCGAAGTAGCGTCCCACGTCGCGACAGAACCCCTCGGCGCTCATCCGGTCGACGCCCAAGCCGAACACCGTGTCTTGGATGGTGGCGTCGCTTGTGACCACCATCACCTCGAACCCGTTCTCGCGCCCCTCGCGGGCGATCTTCTCGATGATCCGGTCGGCCGAGCTCCCCGCGGGAGAGAACACCACGCGCACGCCGCCTACGAAATCGGGGTTCCCCTTCGAGAAGCGGTTTCCCCCGCCGTCGAACACGACGGTCGCGCGCCACTCGCGCCCCGCGAAGTGAACCACGTCGTTGATCAGGGTCTCGCGCGCTCGGTTGAAGGCGTCGTCGGTGTAGTCGGGGTCGGG is part of the Berryella intestinalis genome and harbors:
- a CDS encoding NYN domain-containing protein; the encoded protein is MPRDRKRILVVDGYNVLRSGSRYRLVPDPDYTDDAFNRARETLINDVVHFAGREWRATVVFDGGGNRFSKGNPDFVGGVRVVFSPAGSSADRIIEKIAREGRENGFEVMVVTSDATIQDTVFGLGVDRMSAEGFCRDVGRYFEEARLDEAPRVAKKNTVAGRIDAATLAKLKALRDGR